Proteins encoded in a region of the Gammaproteobacteria bacterium genome:
- a CDS encoding NERD domain-containing protein, with translation MDTSLILTLVIPYLKTLLPMGLLVFVIRSPWFKGYMGELLVRWLARMRLPRDTYIPLHNVTLPTPDGTTQIDHIYVSRYGVFVIETKNMRGWIFGSEQQAQWTQKIYRKPFRFQNPLRQNYKHLKALEAALDIPADRLHSVIAFVGNCDFKTEMPANVTYGRQYIDYIQSFKEPVFSEEEISAIVERIQASRFTPSMVTHKQHVTQLKARSNPRADRLCPACGKQLVVRTVKRGVRAGEQFWGCSGYPACRVTQQLVAGVPAN, from the coding sequence ATGGACACTTCTCTCATCCTCACTCTGGTCATTCCCTATTTGAAAACCCTGCTGCCGATGGGCCTCCTGGTTTTTGTTATCAGAAGCCCATGGTTTAAGGGCTATATGGGTGAGTTGCTCGTCCGCTGGTTGGCGCGGATGCGACTGCCGCGGGATACCTATATTCCGCTGCATAACGTAACCCTGCCGACGCCTGATGGTACCACTCAGATCGATCATATCTATGTGTCGCGATATGGGGTGTTTGTGATCGAGACCAAGAACATGAGGGGTTGGATATTCGGCAGCGAACAACAGGCGCAATGGACTCAGAAGATCTACCGCAAGCCATTCAGGTTCCAGAATCCGCTGCGCCAGAATTATAAACACCTGAAGGCACTGGAGGCAGCCCTGGATATTCCTGCAGATCGATTGCATTCAGTGATTGCCTTCGTTGGTAATTGTGACTTTAAGACCGAAATGCCTGCAAATGTGACTTATGGGCGCCAATACATTGATTACATTCAATCATTCAAGGAGCCGGTCTTTTCCGAAGAAGAAATCAGTGCAATCGTGGAGAGGATTCAAGCCAGCCGCTTCACACCCTCAATGGTAACTCATAAGCAGCATGTCACCCAGTTAAAGGCTCGATCTAATCCTCGTGCGGACCGGTTATGTCCTGCCTGTGGTAAGCAACTCGTGGTAAGGACCGTCAAGCGCGGTGTTCGCGCTGGGGAACAGTTCTGGGGATGCAGTGGTTACCCGGCGTGCCGGGTAACGCAGCAATTAGTGGCTGGTGTGCCGGCTAATTGA
- a CDS encoding DUF3465 domain-containing protein: protein MPMNKLWISGAILLAVYAWGQITAPGVPFDAGLNEFASSPGEVNSSATDSSRILGDAYSQRTSNLQVEGNGVVSRVLTDDNNGSRHQRFILTLMSGQTLLVAHNIDLAPRVASIAPGDRVDFFGEYEWNAQGGVIHWTHKDPQGRHVAGWLRHNGRTYQ, encoded by the coding sequence ATACCCATGAACAAACTTTGGATCAGTGGCGCGATTCTGCTGGCTGTCTATGCCTGGGGCCAGATAACCGCCCCAGGCGTGCCTTTTGACGCCGGCTTGAATGAATTTGCCTCATCGCCCGGCGAGGTTAATTCGTCTGCTACCGACAGCAGCAGAATTCTCGGCGACGCATACAGCCAACGCACCAGCAATCTCCAGGTTGAAGGCAATGGTGTTGTATCGCGGGTGCTGACCGATGACAACAATGGCAGCCGTCATCAGCGTTTCATCCTTACCCTGATGTCCGGGCAGACCCTGTTAGTTGCACACAACATCGACCTGGCACCTCGAGTCGCGTCCATCGCCCCTGGTGATCGGGTGGATTTCTTCGGCGAGTACGAATGGAACGCGCAGGGTGGAGTCATTCACTGGACCCATAAAGATCCTCAGGGACGGCACGTGGCTGGTTGGTTGCGCCACAACGGTCGCACTTACCAGTAA
- a CDS encoding HAD family hydrolase, with translation MRLVVFDMDGTLLNARSEVSAFTAETLVLMRAAGIPYTVATGRTLQAARGPIERHRFALPHILKNGAMIWCPERQDYSHRHLLTQQEVWHVMAAMTLQEITPFVFTLETDGRHAVYHGTLKNEAEGNLAQLFEDERHLPVEPLRNMPDTAHVIALSGMGPAGAVQSVIDLIADEEDLVAYTGTAIQEQNLRWMDIHHSRGSKGSGITTLRDEFGYDEIIVFGDGENDLSMFAVATESYATANAHADLKEQATDVIGHHDEDGVAHFLRKRFGLSG, from the coding sequence ATGAGACTCGTTGTTTTTGATATGGACGGCACTCTGCTGAACGCCCGCTCAGAGGTATCCGCGTTCACCGCCGAAACCCTGGTGCTCATGCGTGCAGCGGGCATCCCTTATACGGTGGCAACCGGCAGGACGCTGCAGGCAGCGCGGGGGCCTATCGAGCGGCACCGGTTTGCGCTGCCGCACATCCTTAAAAACGGCGCAATGATCTGGTGCCCTGAGCGGCAGGACTACAGCCACAGGCACCTGTTGACCCAGCAGGAAGTCTGGCACGTGATGGCAGCCATGACTCTGCAGGAAATCACGCCCTTTGTCTTCACTCTCGAGACTGATGGGCGTCACGCTGTGTATCACGGCACCCTCAAAAATGAAGCGGAAGGCAACCTTGCCCAGTTGTTCGAGGACGAACGGCATCTCCCGGTAGAGCCGCTGCGCAATATGCCCGACACGGCACATGTCATCGCCCTCAGCGGCATGGGGCCCGCCGGCGCCGTGCAATCGGTGATCGACCTGATTGCCGATGAAGAAGATCTGGTGGCCTATACCGGCACGGCCATTCAGGAACAGAATCTGCGCTGGATGGATATCCACCACAGCCGCGGCAGCAAGGGCAGCGGTATCACTACCCTGCGCGACGAATTCGGCTATGACGAGATCATTGTTTTCGGTGACGGGGAAAACGATCTGAGCATGTTCGCCGTGGCCACCGAGTCCTATGCCACCGCCAACGCGCATGCTGACCTCAAAGAGCAGGCGACAGACGTCATTGGTCATCATGATGAAGATGGTGTGGCACATTTTTTACGGAAGCGGTTCGGGCTTTCGGGGTAG
- a CDS encoding tetratricopeptide repeat protein — translation MSLRLSVLLSLSILSACATYNTGSRSVVAPVSTSSPEVLRESTSPAEQQPSPGTIPGPVQDQPLPGQDPSAVSGRTPVPPTPASTLLASVDDAIAAGDLERAAALSERALRIAPRDAYLWYRLATIRYQQEQYNDAEGVARRALSFAGNDQGLTQDINLLLSRISQAGR, via the coding sequence ATGTCGTTACGACTGTCCGTCTTGCTGTCCTTGAGCATTCTGTCGGCTTGCGCCACCTACAACACGGGCAGCAGGAGCGTCGTCGCCCCGGTCTCCACCAGTTCACCTGAGGTACTGCGAGAGTCAACTTCCCCTGCCGAGCAGCAACCCTCGCCAGGAACAATTCCCGGGCCGGTCCAGGATCAGCCGCTACCGGGACAGGATCCTTCCGCAGTTTCCGGGCGCACTCCCGTGCCGCCGACGCCGGCATCGACTCTGCTGGCATCCGTAGACGATGCCATCGCGGCCGGTGACCTGGAGCGGGCGGCCGCGCTCAGTGAACGGGCGCTGCGGATTGCGCCCAGAGACGCCTATCTGTGGTATCGGCTGGCCACTATCCGCTACCAGCAGGAGCAGTACAACGATGCCGAGGGTGTTGCCCGCCGGGCGCTGAGCTTCGCCGGCAATGACCAGGGCCTGACGCAGGATATAAACCTGCTGCTGTCCCGCATCAGCCAGGCTGGCCGGTAA
- the mrcB gene encoding penicillin-binding protein 1B gives MTVPNLGKTSSNRFGKGSGRPAIRLGRLLGGLVLVGTVVLSAWFVWIDFKVRRDFETLQWALPARLYARPVELYVGAPVTTDDLIDTVQRLGYRLVDSISGPGEYSQGDGVVRLWTRGFDFWDGTEPSVQVEVDVLGRRVYRLSNIADGEDVPLMRLEPVEIAQINPDTGEDRLPLSLPAVPPDLVNAVVAVEDRRFYDHFGVDLIGIARAFVTNIRAGGIVQGGSTLTQQLIKNLYLTQERTFRRKIEEALMALALEIHFSKEEILTAYLNEVFLGQDGNRAIHGFSLAAEYYFGRPLTELPLDDLALLAGLPRGASYYNPRRNPQRALERRNVVLARMLSQGYITQARYDQASGAPLRVSERSTQRGRGYPAFMELVRSDLARDYDAEALQTEGLRIFTTLDLRVQNTLEATLDDAVAAVEVPSASGAPPTLPLEAAVVITDAVTGEIRAVAGSRRPGYNGFNRATQALRQIGSLVKPAVALAALESGEFTLASVLDDSPVSIELDNGDIWSPQNYDNQMHGDVYLYDALQRSLNLATVDLGMQVGVPGVISTLRRLGFDGDVQPYPSVLLGAVNMTPLQVAGMYQTLASNGFRSPLRAVEAVTTGSGERLVRYGIATEQVADPASMFQLEWAMQGVFERGTARNMLSRLDRHLPLSGKTGTTNDLRDSWFAGYGGDLVGVVWLGYDDNRETGLTGSSGALRVWTDIMNNLDLERRQLVAPADITWQRVSAQPASTESARNCQSPLMLPFREGQAPTLPVDCENSESLIERVFDRFRNL, from the coding sequence ATGACAGTACCCAACCTTGGCAAGACCTCCAGCAATCGATTCGGCAAGGGTTCAGGCCGGCCAGCCATCCGTCTGGGGAGGTTGCTGGGTGGCCTTGTTCTGGTCGGAACTGTGGTGCTGAGCGCCTGGTTTGTGTGGATCGATTTCAAAGTCCGCCGGGATTTTGAGACCCTGCAGTGGGCGCTGCCTGCCCGCCTGTATGCACGACCGGTTGAACTGTATGTCGGTGCCCCGGTCACTACTGATGACCTGATTGATACCGTGCAGCGACTCGGGTATCGACTGGTTGACTCGATCAGTGGCCCTGGTGAATACAGCCAGGGTGACGGCGTTGTGCGGTTATGGACCCGCGGCTTCGATTTCTGGGATGGAACAGAGCCCAGTGTGCAGGTGGAGGTCGATGTGCTCGGCCGGCGTGTTTACCGGCTCAGCAACATCGCCGATGGCGAGGACGTGCCCCTGATGCGGCTTGAGCCGGTAGAAATCGCCCAGATCAACCCGGATACGGGTGAAGACCGACTTCCCTTATCGTTACCCGCTGTGCCGCCCGATCTTGTCAATGCGGTGGTGGCCGTTGAGGACCGGCGTTTCTATGACCATTTCGGGGTGGATCTCATCGGCATCGCGCGAGCGTTTGTGACTAATATCCGCGCGGGCGGCATCGTTCAGGGTGGCAGCACGCTGACGCAACAACTGATCAAGAATCTCTACCTCACCCAGGAGCGCACGTTTCGCCGCAAAATCGAAGAGGCCCTGATGGCGCTGGCGCTGGAAATACATTTCAGCAAGGAAGAGATTCTTACCGCGTACCTCAATGAAGTGTTCCTCGGCCAGGACGGCAATCGTGCCATTCACGGGTTTTCTCTGGCGGCGGAATACTACTTTGGCCGCCCACTGACAGAGCTGCCGCTGGATGATCTGGCCCTGCTGGCCGGCCTGCCGCGCGGGGCATCCTATTACAATCCCCGGCGCAATCCGCAGCGGGCATTGGAGCGTCGCAATGTCGTGCTGGCCCGGATGCTGAGCCAGGGGTATATCACCCAGGCCCGGTATGATCAGGCGAGCGGGGCGCCATTAAGGGTATCCGAGCGTTCCACCCAGCGCGGTAGAGGTTACCCGGCCTTTATGGAACTGGTGCGCAGCGACCTGGCCAGGGATTATGACGCCGAGGCCCTGCAGACCGAAGGGCTGCGCATATTCACCACCCTGGATCTGCGGGTACAGAACACCCTGGAAGCTACGCTGGATGACGCTGTGGCTGCCGTGGAAGTGCCGTCGGCCTCCGGCGCGCCACCGACCCTGCCGCTGGAAGCGGCCGTGGTCATCACCGACGCCGTCACCGGCGAAATCCGCGCCGTAGCCGGCAGTCGTCGCCCGGGTTATAACGGCTTCAACCGCGCCACGCAGGCGCTGCGCCAGATCGGGTCGCTGGTAAAGCCGGCCGTTGCGCTGGCGGCTCTGGAAAGCGGAGAGTTCACCCTGGCCTCCGTGCTTGACGACTCGCCCGTCAGCATCGAACTGGACAACGGCGATATCTGGTCGCCGCAGAACTACGACAACCAGATGCACGGTGATGTTTACCTGTACGATGCGCTGCAGCGCTCGCTGAACCTGGCCACCGTCGATCTGGGAATGCAGGTGGGGGTGCCCGGGGTGATAAGTACCCTGCGCAGGCTGGGCTTCGACGGTGACGTGCAGCCATACCCCTCAGTGCTGCTGGGGGCGGTCAATATGACGCCGCTGCAGGTAGCGGGCATGTATCAGACCCTGGCCAGCAATGGCTTCCGCTCACCGTTGCGGGCTGTGGAGGCGGTGACCACCGGTTCCGGGGAGCGCCTGGTGCGTTACGGCATCGCGACCGAGCAAGTGGCAGACCCGGCCTCCATGTTCCAGCTCGAATGGGCCATGCAGGGGGTCTTTGAGCGTGGCACCGCACGTAACATGCTCAGCCGACTGGATCGTCACCTGCCACTGTCTGGTAAGACAGGCACCACCAACGACTTGCGTGACAGCTGGTTTGCCGGCTACGGTGGCGACCTGGTTGGCGTGGTATGGCTGGGCTATGACGACAACCGGGAAACCGGGCTGACCGGTTCCTCGGGCGCGTTGCGGGTGTGGACTGATATCATGAACAACCTGGACCTGGAGCGTCGCCAGCTGGTGGCACCGGCGGATATCACCTGGCAGCGTGTATCGGCTCAGCCAGCCAGCACCGAGTCGGCTCGCAACTGCCAGTCCCCGCTGATGCTGCCGTTTCGTGAGGGGCAGGCCCCGACTCTGCCCGTGGATTGCGAGAACAGCGAATCGTTGATCGAGCGCGTGTTTGATCGTTTCAGGAATCTGTGA
- a CDS encoding YidB family protein, with protein sequence MDIMDIAVKALGSRLGNSGQNADLVKSVIGKLVGSGDSLDLNGLVNGLKEKGLGNIADSWLGDGENGAISINQVKEVLGGGQVADAAQRLGTDEGSLLDGLKEILPEMVDKSSRGGSLLDSLGGLSGLARKFL encoded by the coding sequence ATGGACATCATGGATATCGCGGTAAAGGCTCTGGGAAGCAGGTTAGGAAATAGCGGGCAGAATGCCGATCTAGTCAAAAGCGTGATAGGCAAGCTGGTTGGATCCGGGGATTCACTCGACCTCAATGGTTTGGTCAATGGATTAAAAGAAAAGGGGCTTGGAAATATTGCCGATTCATGGCTGGGAGACGGAGAGAACGGCGCAATCTCAATAAACCAGGTGAAGGAAGTGCTCGGTGGTGGCCAGGTCGCGGATGCCGCGCAAAGATTGGGAACAGATGAAGGCTCATTACTTGATGGGCTGAAAGAGATATTGCCGGAGATGGTTGATAAGTCCAGCAGAGGTGGATCGCTGCTGGACTCGCTCGGGGGACTTAGCGGTCTTGCCAGGAAATTTCTGTAA